Proteins from one Elgaria multicarinata webbii isolate HBS135686 ecotype San Diego chromosome 3, rElgMul1.1.pri, whole genome shotgun sequence genomic window:
- the RPS18 gene encoding small ribosomal subunit protein uS13: protein MSLVIPEKFQHILRVLNTNIDGRRKIAFAITAIKGVGRRYAHVVLRKADIDLTKRAGELTEDEVERVITIMQNPRQYKIPDWFLNRQKDVKDGKYSQVLANGLDNKLREDLERLKKIRAHRGLRHFWGLRVRGQHTKTTGRRGRTVGVSKKK from the exons ATG TCGCTCGTGATTCCTGAGAAATTCCAGCACATCCTGCGAGTTCTCAACACCAACATAGATGGGCGGCGGAAGATCGCCTTCGCCATCACCGCCATCAAG GGTGTGGGCAGGCGCTACGCCCACGTGGTGTTGAGGAAAGCTGACATCGACCTGACCAAGAGGGCCGGTGAACTCACAGAAGATGAG GTGGAGCGCGTCATCACCATCATGCAGAACCCCCGCCAGTACAAAATCCCCGACTGGTTCCTGAACAGACAGAAGGACGTCAAGGACGGGAAGTACAGCCAG GTCTTGGCCAACGGGCTGGACAACAAGCTCCGTGAGGACCTGGAGCGGCTGAAGAAGATCCGAGCCCATCGAGGCCTGCGCCACTTCTGGGG CCTGCGTGTGCGTGGCCAGCACACCAAGACCACTGGCCGCCGTGGCAGAACCGTGGGTGTCTCGAAGAAGAAGTAG